The following proteins are co-located in the Trichormus variabilis 0441 genome:
- a CDS encoding GIY-YIG nuclease family protein, with protein MAWLHGDTAVHHLSENVVLYDLAQMRGNVSILSRIPNNIGGVYAWYRRFEIEPNAVNDPDIFVNYILKELNKEHSASRETRLPPIHKIKLEPDTCFSKESLLKELAIDSSFREMLFILLRNSLIFQQPLYIGKANNFYSRIRSHLSEGSILRERLATAGHNINKCRLLIIHTSYSTSSSVPNNLNENNDLENEFTEESEYSELATEKLVEDILSRLFLPSFTLRYG; from the coding sequence GTGGCATGGTTACACGGCGATACTGCTGTGCATCATCTGAGTGAAAATGTTGTTTTGTACGATTTAGCGCAGATGCGCGGAAATGTTTCTATTCTAAGTCGCATCCCAAATAATATTGGTGGTGTGTATGCTTGGTATCGTCGTTTTGAGATTGAACCGAATGCAGTAAACGATCCTGACATCTTCGTTAACTATATTCTTAAAGAACTTAATAAGGAGCATTCGGCTTCAAGAGAAACAAGACTTCCGCCTATACATAAAATCAAACTAGAACCAGACACTTGCTTTTCTAAAGAGTCTTTACTTAAAGAGTTAGCGATTGATTCTTCCTTTCGGGAAATGCTTTTTATCCTTTTAAGGAATTCACTGATATTTCAGCAGCCACTATATATAGGAAAAGCAAATAATTTCTACTCTCGAATTCGTAGTCATCTTAGTGAAGGTAGCATTTTACGTGAACGTCTAGCTACTGCTGGACATAACATTAATAAATGTAGACTTTTAATCATTCACACATCATATAGCACTTCAAGTAGTGTTCCAAATAATCTGAATGAAAACAACGACTTAGAGAATGAATTTACTGAAGAGTCTGAATACTCTGAACTTGCTACAGAAAAACTAGTTGAAGATATATTATCTAGACTATTTCTTCCATCATTTACTCTTAGGTATGGGTAA
- a CDS encoding DNA sulfur modification protein DndB, protein MLIFSKNEGKARFNKPLYGLTGNYTLSEGIALPYFLSLVEINRAIDELKIAEQIPASLYTKWSLKELFQREIDEKRVEDEIVKGYLLDPKKLKFFNAITIVLMPKGADGKIQDNFDDSINIEPPPIPWDGTDPDDAQWNNPQTKIANFGGVQFLSFGLSARLRWDEDRVLAVAVDGQHRLWALRTFREDQKFRGGTLRTVEQQTKIPVLFVLLHSDAGFQNVQSEGDYSIRGIARELFTDLNKNAKTVDKARELILDDKSLSAQCVRTLLTKSTAQDAKDRLPLSLVRWQENLNRFDSSYYLNSLVHLDLLVSAILDLKPPRDPMEKKQVFDFIDSIDSALGIDDREIHYEGRSLREYYMEDYCDEDGEPVTPFTRIPENYLNSAIEGFKVNFRPWMLKLLLDFKPYREVLKYAREHNLIEGTFGRFQAQTSKHKGIIREQEIARDGDWNKREILAHQDYIASIKDNQWAFKAIFQKAMIRLGKIVEFDYKCKDTNLGDINDVLKFLDRLYDKNILRVDANLPDYPFRLWTFIATNPGNEKIKVNKAVEDRIFSLLSLWYFGSRKTELDIANGYQFLSRRKLLNFFGAETNKAQWPGCTDAHRTLYKGFDVVTFYGREHEKMKKEQKEDMVRDRFSAILAAGLPELKDQRSFQQESEADDEIDS, encoded by the coding sequence ATGTTGATATTTTCAAAAAATGAAGGAAAAGCCCGATTCAATAAACCTCTTTATGGTTTAACAGGTAACTACACATTATCAGAAGGTATAGCGCTTCCCTATTTTCTTTCATTAGTTGAAATTAATCGGGCTATTGATGAACTAAAGATAGCCGAACAAATTCCTGCTTCTTTATACACAAAATGGTCTCTGAAAGAGCTTTTCCAACGAGAAATAGATGAAAAGAGAGTAGAAGACGAGATTGTTAAAGGCTACCTTTTAGATCCAAAAAAGCTTAAGTTTTTTAATGCAATTACTATTGTATTAATGCCGAAGGGCGCAGATGGTAAAATCCAAGATAATTTCGATGATTCCATAAATATCGAGCCGCCTCCTATCCCTTGGGATGGTACTGATCCTGATGATGCACAATGGAATAACCCACAAACAAAGATTGCTAACTTTGGTGGTGTCCAATTCCTTTCTTTCGGACTCTCTGCTAGACTCCGATGGGATGAAGATCGAGTATTGGCAGTAGCTGTAGATGGACAACATCGTCTTTGGGCACTTCGTACTTTCCGTGAAGATCAAAAGTTTCGTGGTGGTACTCTCCGTACTGTTGAACAACAAACCAAAATTCCGGTATTGTTCGTTTTGCTTCATTCTGATGCTGGTTTCCAAAACGTTCAAAGTGAAGGGGACTATTCCATTCGAGGAATTGCTCGTGAATTATTTACCGATTTAAACAAAAATGCTAAGACAGTGGATAAGGCTAGAGAGCTGATTCTAGATGACAAAAGTCTTAGTGCACAATGTGTAAGAACATTACTAACAAAAAGTACTGCTCAGGATGCGAAAGATAGGCTGCCTCTGTCTCTCGTTCGCTGGCAAGAAAATTTAAATCGATTTGATAGTTCCTACTACTTAAATTCGTTGGTTCATTTGGATTTGTTAGTTTCGGCGATATTGGATTTAAAGCCACCACGCGATCCAATGGAAAAAAAGCAGGTATTCGATTTCATTGACAGTATTGATTCTGCACTTGGTATTGATGATAGAGAGATTCATTATGAAGGACGTTCTCTCCGAGAATATTATATGGAAGATTATTGTGATGAAGATGGAGAACCTGTTACACCATTTACAAGAATACCAGAGAATTATCTTAATTCAGCAATAGAAGGCTTTAAAGTAAATTTTCGCCCCTGGATGCTTAAACTTCTACTAGATTTTAAACCATATCGAGAAGTACTCAAATATGCGCGAGAGCATAATTTAATTGAGGGAACTTTTGGTAGGTTTCAAGCTCAAACCAGTAAACATAAAGGTATCATTAGGGAGCAGGAGATTGCTAGAGATGGCGATTGGAATAAACGAGAAATACTAGCTCATCAAGATTATATTGCTAGTATTAAAGACAATCAATGGGCTTTTAAGGCTATATTTCAAAAGGCAATGATTCGTTTAGGAAAAATAGTAGAATTTGACTATAAATGTAAAGATACAAACTTAGGTGATATTAATGATGTTTTGAAATTTTTAGATAGGTTATATGATAAAAATATTCTTAGAGTTGATGCTAACTTGCCAGATTATCCATTTCGTCTATGGACATTTATAGCCACAAACCCTGGAAACGAAAAAATCAAAGTTAATAAAGCAGTAGAAGATAGAATATTTTCCTTATTATCCTTGTGGTACTTCGGTTCTCGAAAAACGGAACTTGACATTGCCAATGGTTATCAATTTTTATCGAGACGCAAGCTACTAAACTTTTTTGGTGCAGAGACAAACAAAGCTCAATGGCCTGGTTGTACTGATGCTCATAGAACATTATATAAGGGTTTTGATGTTGTTACCTTTTATGGTAGAGAACACGAAAAAATGAAGAAAGAGCAAAAAGAAGATATGGTTCGTGATAGATTTTCTGCTATACTTGCTGCTGGTTTACCAGAATTAAAAGACCAACGTTCATTTCAGCAAGAATCAGAAGCAGATGATGAAATTGATTCTTAA